One window from the genome of Anticarsia gemmatalis isolate Benzon Research Colony breed Stoneville strain chromosome 8, ilAntGemm2 primary, whole genome shotgun sequence encodes:
- the LOC142974874 gene encoding uncharacterized protein LOC142974874 — protein MSSQHLIANELLAFIQHAIGTMDDVSIVQICKSSFKEKEINSGKKILFQTLEKLDSMPSRKRDGNNTSIQDIITLLKGTDPHDVPAFVAKDLHKLPPVIFNHVDVTSLSKDIIFLKTSMAEMQSKLTVADNTLCELLGQVALLRNTISFGISMSPDAANVNAQRVAQNVSISSFDSVNSCMPPEVKTADVASSPAPRTIPPVPPTVVATREDSSSPKHVYAANTASTSTQKKREQKSNIAAAQSDLSWRSAKTSCDTDGFIKVEKKKKKSSRRNRCSTAPTARNPSQQRCCTCPGSIPLQRSKKL, from the coding sequence ATGAGCTCGCAACATCTAATAGCGAATGAATTGCTAGCATTCATACAACATGCCATCGGCACCATGGACGACGTCAGCATTGTGCAGATCTGCAAGTCTAGTTTCAAGGAGAAGGAGATAAACAGTGGCAAGAAGATCCTTTTCCAGACCCTCGAGAAGCTCGACAGCATGCCGTCTCGCAAAAGAGATGGTAACAATACGAGCATTCAAGACATCATAACCTTGTTGAAGGGGACCGACCCGCACGACGTGCCTGCTTTCGTGGCAAAAGACCTGCATAAGCTCCCGCCCGTTATTTTCAACCATGTAGATGTTACCAGCTTGTCAAAGGACATAATTTTTCTGAAAACAAGCATGGCCGAGATGCAATCCAAATTGACGGTAGCAGATAACACTTTATGTGAGCTCCTCGGCCAGGTAGCGTTGTTACGGAATACTATTTCATTTGGTATAAGCATGTCACCTGACGCCGCCAACGTCAACGCTCAACGTGTGGCTCAAAATGTATCCATTAGCAGTTTCGATTCAGTGAATTCGTGTATGCCACCGGAAGTCAAGACCGCAGACGTTGCATCAAGCCCCGCCCCCCGCACCATCCCACCCGTACCGCCTACAGTGGTAGCAACACGTGAAGATTCATCAAGCCCTAAACATGTCTACGCTGCCAATACCGCCAGTACATCTACTCAGAAGAAGAGGGAACAGAAGAGTAACATTGCTGCTGCGCAAAGCGATTTGTCTTGGCGTTCAGCCAAGACTTCGTGCGACACGGATGGCTTCATTAAGGtggagaagaaaaagaaaaaatcatcTCGTCGAAACCGATGCAGTACTGCACCAACCGCACGAAATCCGTCCCAGCAACGTTGCTGTACGTGTCCCGGCAGCATTCCTCTACAAAGATCGAAGAAATTGTAG